In a single window of the Elaeis guineensis isolate ETL-2024a chromosome 4, EG11, whole genome shotgun sequence genome:
- the LOC105043143 gene encoding probable indole-3-pyruvate monooxygenase YUCCA5, producing the protein MSSMSDPFDFFSRRCVWVHGPIIVGAGPSGLAVGACLKEQGVPFVILERSDCIASLWQKRTYDRLKIHLPKQFCQLPKLPFPEDYPEYPSKEEFIRYLESYAKHFNINPRFNQSVQSARYDETCRLWRVRTVGTGAEAGNWNAEVEYIGRWLVVATGENAEKVVPEMEGLAQFGGDVTHVCDYKSGDIYRGKRVLVVGCGNSGMEVCVDLCDHDAFPSMVVRDSVHVLPREVLGKSTFELAVFLLKWLPLWLVDRILLVLAWLVLGNVEKYGLKRPSTGPLELKNTQGRTPVLDIGTLSKIRSGDITVVPGVKRFMPSKVELVDGQVLDVDSVIFATGYRSNVPRWLQGTDFFSKDGYPKVPFPNGWKGNSGLYAVGFTRRGLSGASSDAVRIAKDIARVWKEETKPAKGLTACHRRCMSQI; encoded by the exons ATGAGTAGCATGTCTGATCCATTTGATTTCTTCTCTCGACGATGCGTGTGGGTGCATGGCCCGATCATCGTCGGAGCCGGCCCGTCCGGCTTAGCGGTCGGTGCATGCCTGAAGGAGCAAGGTGTTCCTTTCGTGATCCTCGAACGGTCGGACTGCATTGCCTCCCTCTGGCAGAAGCGAACCTACGACCGCCTGAAGATCCACCTCCCCAAGCAATTCTGTCAGCTGCCAAAGCTCCCCTTCCCTGAGGACTACCCTGAGTACCCCTCCAAGGAGGAGTTCATACGCTACTTGGAGTCATATGCTAAGCACTTCAACATCAACCCAAGATTCAACCAGTCAGTGCAGTCTGCGAGGTACGACGAGACATGCAGGTTGTGGCGTGTAAGGACTGTCGGGACCGGCGCTGAGGCCGGAAACTGGAACGccgaggtggagtacattggcCGGTGGCTGGTGGTGGCTACCGGGGAGAATGCTGAAAAAGTAGTCCCTGAGATGGAGGGACTTGCACAGTTTGGTGGCGATGTCACGCATGTCTGCGACTACAAGTCCGGCGACATCTACCGGGGGAAGCGGGTATTGGTAGTTGGATGTGGCAACTCCGGCATGGAGGTCTGTGTCGACCTCTGTGACCATGATGCCTTCCCATCAATGGTTGTTCGTGATTCG GTTCATGTACTGCCGAGAGAGGTTCTCGGGAAATCGACGTTCGAGCTGGCTGTTTTCCTACTGAAATGGCTGCCGTTGTGGCTGGTGGACAGGATTCTACTGGTGTTAGCATGGCTGGTTCTTGGGAACGTCGAGAAGTATGGCTTGAAGAGGCCTTCCACTGGTCCTCTGGAGCTCAAGAACACACAGGGGAGGACCCCTGTCTTGGATATCGGCACCCTGAGCAAGATAAGGTCTGGTGATATAACGGTGGTTCCTGGGGTCAAGAGGTTTATGCCAAGTAAAGTTGAGCTTGTTGATGGCCAGGTCCTCGACGTCGATTCAGTTATCTTCGCTACTGGATACCGAAGCAATGTTCCTCGATGGCTTCAG GGAACCGATTTCTTCTCTAAAGATGGATACCCAAAAGTACCATTTCCAAATGGGTGGAAAGGGAACTCAGGGCTCTATGCTGTTGGATTCACAAGGAGAGGGCTCTCTGGGGCCTCCTCAGATGCTGTGAGGATAGCAAAGGACATTGCCAGGGTCTGGAAAGAGGAAACAAAGCCAGCGAAGGGGCTCACTGCTTGTCATAGGAGATGCATGTCACAGATCTGA
- the LOC105043142 gene encoding pentatricopeptide repeat-containing protein At1g06140, mitochondrial, whose product MFSPSPSTAVRSLSDLLRLAAGAGSLHLAQRAHARAFPLGLHRHPVLSSALISAYSRLGFPSLSRLVFDSATAAGAPLNVFLWNALLAAYSRAGLFIEPLALFRRMRPHQCPDHFTLAILAKASAELADSRTGRGIHSLVIRLGFGSDTVMANSLILLYFRCGSPDDARQMFDEMPARSVASWNVLISELVSLGDALDEEEEEVWKLIIRMQMEGVKPDGFTVSTILPLCGWLRGREIHCFVLRNDLGLGSDFHVGSCLIDMYSRSRHVDFGRWIFDGMVSKNLVAWTAMIAGYVENGDFKEALRLFQLMQFKDHLVPNKVTLVSVLPAIGSLASLVDGKQVHGFAIRADLHREVSLNNALIDMYSKCGSLNYARHIFDDESWHKDVISWSSMISCYGIHGEGKEAVVLFNEMCSLGVKLDRITSLAVLSACDRAGLVSEGVDIYNSLVKNCAVVPSVEICSCMVDMLGRAGQLNEAVDFINSMPVAPSPSVWGALFGASVIHNNQEMQDLASRFLLQSEPDSPSNYVSLSNLHASSGRWDYVEQVRTRMQERGFRKMPGYSWINVNSLLLSSDKFHCCPDMSFVSNLLLRIKGAGHVLNSW is encoded by the coding sequence ATGTTCTCCCCTTCCCCTTCGACCGCCGTCAGGTCCCTCTCCGACCTCCTCCGTCTCGCCGCCGGCGCGGGCTCCCTCCACCTTGCTCAGCGAGCCCACGCCCGCGCCTTCCCCCTTGGCCTCCACCGCCACCCCGTCCTTTCCTCCGCCCTCATCTCCGCCTACTCCCGCCTCGGTTTCCCCTCCCTCTCTCGCCTCGTCTTCGACTCCGCCACCGCCGCCGGTGCTCCATTAAACGTCTTCCTCTGGAACGCCCTCCTCGCCGCCTACTCCCGCGCTGGCCTCTTCATCGAGCCCCTCGCCCTGTTCCGCCGCATGCGCCCCCACCAATGTCCTGATCATTTCACCCTTGCCATCCTGGCCAAGGCCTCCGCCGAGCTTGCCGACTCCCGCACCGGCAGAGGCATCCATTCTCTCGTTATCCGCCTCGGGTTCGGTTCCGACACCGTGATGGCCAACTCCCTGATACTTTTGTACTTCAGATGCGGGAGTCCTGATGATGCTCGGCAGATGTTTGATGAAATGCCTGCGAGGAGTGTCGCTTCTTGGAATGTGCTGATTTCTGAGTTGGTGAGTTTGGGGGATGCCttggatgaggaggaggaggaggtgtggAAGCTTATAATTCGGATGCAGATGGAAGGAGTGAAGCCGGATGGCTTCACGGTCTCCACTATTCTACCTTTGTGTGGCTGGCTTCGTGGGAGGGAGATCCATTGTTTTGTTCTAAGGAATGATCTGGGTCTGGGTTCGGATTTCCATGTGGGAAGTTGCCTGATCGACATGTACTCAAGGAGCAGACATGTGGACTTCGGAAGGTGGATTTTTGATGGAATGGTGTCCAAGAATTTGGTCGCTTGGACAGCCATGATTGCGGGCTATGTGGAGAATGGGGATTTCAAGGAAGCTCTGAGGCTTTTTCAGTTGATGCAATTCAAAGATCACTTAGTGCCCAATAAGGTCACTTTGGTAAGTGTCCTGCCTGCAATTGGATCTCTTGCAAGTTTGGTGGATGGGAAGCAAGTTCATGGCTTTGCCATCAGAGCAGATTTGCATAGAGAAGTTTCTTTGAACAATGCTTTAATTGATATGTACTCCAAATGTGGAAGCTTGAATTATGCAAGGCATATATTTGATGATGAGTCTTGGCATAAAGATGTCATCTCTTGGAGCTCAATGATCTCATGCTATGGGATTCATGGCGAGGGAAAAGAAGCCGTTGTATTGTTTAATGAAATGTGCAGTCTTGGAGTCAAACTAGATCGCATAACAAGTTTAGCAGTTCTCTCAGCCTGTGATAGGGCGGGCTTGGTATCTGAAGGTGttgatatttataattcattggtaAAGAATTGTGCTGTTGTTCCCAGTGTTGAAATATGTTCCTGTATGGTTGATATGTTAGGAAGAGCTGGCCAACTGAATGAAGCTGTGGATTTTATAAATTCAATGCCAGTTGCACCCTCTCCTAGTGTTTGGGGAGCTCTTTTTGGTGCATCTGTGATTCATAATAACCAGGAAATGCAAGATCTGGCTTCCAGGTTCCTTCTTCAGTCAGAACCAGACAGTCCTTCAAATTATGTGTCTCTATCAAATTTACATGCCTCCTCAGGAAGATGGGATTACGTGGAACAAGTGAGGACGAGAATGCAAGAACGAGGGTTCAGAAAGATGCCTGGGTACAGTTGGATTAATGTCAACAGTCTGTTACTTTCTTCGGATAAATTTCACTGTTGTCCAGATATGAGCTTTGTGAGTAACCTCTTATTGAGAATTAAAGGAGCTGGTCATGTTCTGAACTCTTGGTAA